The Faecalibacter sp. LW9 genome has a segment encoding these proteins:
- a CDS encoding endonuclease/exonuclease/phosphatase family protein, producing the protein MGLLSRDKFRLNYFNRFIFTINLLVLFIAYSIYLNYIFKPSEIHYFNFISIGYPILFIIVITFMFYWLLFSWRHFILVTLLSLGAFYPMYLSYPVKNLSKQVHGEGQLTVMSFNTHGFRADGTSELIENNLADIMLLQESREKQQKHWSAKKLDRYYKEYFGLLTIYSRYPIIKTNVIESTANTGAGMGAYADIDLGFDTVRVINLYMEPMYIEKALVKDVITSDTAEEMEQTSKKLETKLVKGMVMHQSQLDELIPFIRRSPHPVILGSDLNATPLSYEYLKITKYLNDSYIMAGEGNATTFHGFKFPIRIDYLFHSPELEVVDAKIIRKKFSDHFPVIVNYKLQ; encoded by the coding sequence ATGGGGTTATTAAGTCGTGATAAATTTCGATTGAATTATTTTAATCGTTTCATTTTTACCATCAATCTTTTGGTATTATTTATCGCGTATTCTATTTACTTGAATTATATTTTTAAACCTTCAGAAATTCATTACTTCAATTTTATTTCCATAGGATATCCGATTCTTTTTATTATTGTGATAACATTTATGTTTTATTGGCTATTATTTAGTTGGAGACATTTTATTCTAGTTACTTTATTATCGTTAGGAGCATTTTATCCGATGTATTTATCTTATCCCGTAAAAAACTTATCTAAACAAGTGCATGGAGAAGGACAACTTACGGTTATGAGTTTCAATACCCATGGATTTCGTGCTGATGGAACCAGTGAACTTATCGAGAATAATCTTGCAGATATTATGTTATTGCAAGAATCCCGAGAAAAACAGCAAAAACATTGGAGTGCTAAAAAACTTGATCGCTATTATAAAGAGTATTTTGGATTATTAACCATATATAGTAGATATCCAATTATTAAAACTAATGTCATAGAATCTACAGCTAATACAGGGGCAGGGATGGGAGCTTATGCTGATATTGATTTAGGATTTGATACTGTTCGTGTTATTAATTTATATATGGAACCAATGTACATAGAAAAGGCATTGGTAAAAGACGTCATTACTTCCGATACTGCGGAAGAAATGGAACAAACGAGTAAAAAATTAGAAACAAAATTGGTTAAAGGAATGGTAATGCATCAATCTCAGCTTGATGAATTAATTCCTTTCATTCGTCGATCACCCCATCCTGTTATATTGGGATCTGACCTTAATGCAACTCCTTTATCCTATGAATATTTGAAAATAACCAAATATTTAAATGATTCATACATCATGGCAGGCGAGGGGAATGCTACTACTTTCCATGGGTTTAAGTTTCCCATTCGAATTGATTATTTATTTCATTCTCCAGAATTAGAAGTGGTAGATGCTAAAATTATTCGAAAGAAATTTTCTGATCATTTTCCAGTCATCGTGAACTATAAACTACAATAA